Proteins from one Bradyrhizobium amphicarpaeae genomic window:
- the rpsI gene encoding 30S ribosomal protein S9 — protein sequence MAESIQSLDQLSQLKTAAPDAPKHEKKVDKFNRAYATGKRKDAVARVWIKPGAGKVTVNSREVEVYFARPVLRMMIEQPFSVAARSGQYDVVCTVAGGGLSGQAGAVRHGISKALTYFEPELRTVLKKGGFLTRDSRVVERKKYGKAKARRSFQFSKR from the coding sequence ATGGCCGAATCCATCCAGTCGCTCGACCAGCTCTCGCAGCTCAAGACGGCGGCGCCCGATGCGCCCAAGCACGAGAAGAAGGTCGACAAGTTCAATCGCGCCTATGCCACCGGCAAGCGCAAGGACGCGGTCGCCCGCGTCTGGATCAAGCCGGGCGCCGGCAAGGTCACGGTCAACTCGCGCGAGGTCGAGGTCTATTTCGCCCGTCCCGTGCTGCGCATGATGATCGAGCAGCCGTTCTCGGTGGCCGCGCGTTCGGGCCAGTACGACGTCGTCTGCACGGTTGCCGGCGGCGGCCTGTCCGGCCAGGCCGGCGCGGTCCGTCACGGCATCTCCAAGGCGCTCACCTATTTCGAGCCGGAGCTGCGTACCGTGCTCAAGAAGGGCGGCTTCCTGACCCGCGACTCGCGCGTCGTCGAGCGCAAGAAGTACGGCAAGGCCAAGGCCCGCCGGTCCTTCCAGTTCTCGAAGCGTTAA
- the rplM gene encoding 50S ribosomal protein L13 — MKTFSAKPAEVTKKWVLIDAKGLVVGRLATIVAMRLRGKHLPTYTPHVDCGDNVIIINAQHAVLTGRKREQKTYYKHTGYVGHIKERTARQILEGKHPERVLEKAVERMIPRGPLGRVQMGNLRVYGGADHPHEAQTPEKIDIAKLNRKNTRAA, encoded by the coding sequence ATGAAAACCTTTTCGGCAAAGCCGGCTGAGGTGACGAAGAAGTGGGTGCTGATCGACGCCAAGGGTCTGGTCGTCGGCCGCCTCGCCACCATCGTCGCCATGCGCCTGCGCGGCAAGCACCTCCCGACCTACACCCCGCACGTTGATTGCGGCGACAACGTCATCATCATCAACGCGCAGCATGCGGTCCTCACCGGGCGCAAGCGCGAGCAGAAGACCTACTACAAGCACACCGGCTATGTCGGCCACATCAAGGAGCGCACCGCGCGCCAGATCCTCGAGGGCAAGCATCCCGAGCGCGTGCTCGAGAAGGCCGTCGAGCGCATGATCCCGCGTGGTCCGCTCGGCCGCGTCCAGATGGGCAACCTCCGCGTCTATGGCGGCGCCGATCATCCGCACGAGGCCCAGACGCCCGAGAAGATCGATATCGCCAAGTTGAACCGCAAGAACACGAGGGCCGCATAA
- a CDS encoding PaaI family thioesterase, whose translation MALAKMSVADVEQFLRVEFPQAFSGDDITIESADGQTCLLRQRFSEKMLRPGGTVSGPTLMALADFAMYVVLLSAIGPVGLAVTTNLNINFLRKGQPGQDVLAEARLLKLGKRLAVGEVKLLSGTSPDPIAHVTSTYSIPNV comes from the coding sequence ATGGCGTTAGCGAAAATGAGCGTGGCGGATGTCGAGCAATTCCTCCGCGTCGAATTTCCCCAGGCGTTCAGCGGCGACGACATCACGATCGAAAGCGCGGACGGCCAGACCTGCCTCTTGCGGCAGCGTTTCAGCGAGAAGATGCTGCGGCCCGGTGGAACCGTGTCGGGCCCGACGCTGATGGCGCTGGCCGATTTCGCGATGTACGTGGTGCTGCTGTCCGCGATCGGGCCGGTCGGGCTCGCCGTGACCACCAATCTCAACATCAATTTCCTGCGCAAGGGTCAGCCGGGCCAGGACGTGCTGGCGGAGGCACGGCTGCTCAAGCTCGGCAAGCGGCTGGCGGTCGGAGAGGTCAAGCTGCTGTCGGGCACCTCGCCCGATCCGATCGCCCATGTCACCTCGACCTATTCCATTCCAAATGTTTGA
- a CDS encoding enoyl-CoA hydratase, which translates to MSAQAARAPSPQPPILLRETKGSIAVLTLNRPAARNSLSAAMIASLHAELNDIGSDKAIRGVVIAANGPAFSAGHDMKELTVRRTDPDRGRAFFAEMMTACSAMMQAIVHLPKPVVAAVQGIATAAGCQLVASCDLAIASEAASFATPGVDIGLFCSTPMVALSRNVPRKQAMEMLLTGEPIPATRAREIGLINRVVAAGNERSAAIELAQQVALKSAYTIKLGKEAFYRQAEMSLAEAYRYAAEVMTENMMARDAEEGIGAFIEKRTPTWRDE; encoded by the coding sequence ATGTCCGCCCAGGCCGCCCGCGCCCCCTCCCCGCAACCGCCGATCCTGCTGCGCGAGACCAAGGGCTCCATCGCAGTCCTGACGCTGAACCGGCCCGCTGCGCGCAACAGCCTGTCGGCCGCGATGATCGCCAGCCTGCATGCCGAGCTCAATGATATCGGCAGCGACAAGGCCATCCGCGGCGTCGTGATCGCGGCCAACGGCCCGGCTTTCTCCGCCGGCCACGACATGAAGGAACTCACCGTTCGCCGCACTGACCCGGATCGCGGCCGCGCCTTCTTCGCCGAGATGATGACCGCCTGCAGCGCGATGATGCAGGCGATCGTGCATCTGCCCAAGCCCGTGGTGGCTGCCGTCCAGGGCATCGCGACCGCGGCCGGCTGCCAGCTCGTGGCAAGCTGCGATCTTGCGATCGCATCCGAAGCCGCAAGCTTCGCCACTCCCGGCGTCGACATCGGCCTGTTCTGCTCGACACCGATGGTGGCGCTGTCGCGCAACGTCCCGCGCAAGCAGGCCATGGAGATGCTGTTGACGGGCGAGCCGATCCCCGCAACGCGTGCTCGCGAGATCGGGCTCATCAACCGCGTGGTTGCCGCCGGCAATGAGCGCTCCGCCGCGATCGAGCTCGCGCAACAGGTCGCGTTGAAATCCGCCTACACCATCAAGCTCGGCAAGGAGGCGTTCTATCGCCAGGCCGAGATGAGCCTTGCGGAGGCCTATCGCTATGCCGCGGAGGTGATGACCGAGAACATGATGGCGCGCGACGCCGAGGAAGGCATCGGCGCCTTCATCGAGAAGCGCACGCCGACATGGCGGGATGAGTAG
- a CDS encoding CoA-binding protein, with the protein MNHDAYPDNYIRGILNSVKSIAMVGASPVNVRPSYFAFKYLAQRGYDMIPVNPGHVGKELLGQPFVASLSDIGRPVDMIDIFRNSSYILPVVEEALTLDPLPKVIWMQLGARDDLAAAKAESVGIKVVMNRCPKIEYGRLSSEISWMGVNSRTLSSKRAPAPTQGMRLSLNRMSVGGGDTAASDRAAKNKTEQS; encoded by the coding sequence ATGAACCACGACGCCTATCCCGACAACTACATCCGCGGCATCCTCAACTCCGTGAAGTCGATCGCGATGGTCGGCGCTTCGCCGGTCAACGTGCGGCCGAGCTATTTCGCGTTCAAATATCTGGCGCAGCGCGGTTACGACATGATCCCGGTCAATCCCGGCCATGTCGGCAAGGAGCTGCTCGGACAGCCCTTCGTCGCCTCGCTCTCCGACATCGGCCGCCCCGTCGACATGATCGACATCTTCCGCAACTCCAGCTACATCCTGCCTGTGGTCGAAGAGGCGCTCACGCTCGATCCGCTGCCGAAGGTGATCTGGATGCAGCTTGGCGCGCGTGACGATTTGGCGGCAGCGAAAGCCGAGTCAGTCGGTATCAAGGTGGTGATGAACCGCTGTCCAAAGATCGAATATGGCCGCCTGTCGTCCGAGATCTCCTGGATGGGCGTGAATTCGCGCACGCTGAGTTCCAAGCGCGCGCCGGCACCGACGCAAGGCATGCGGCTATCCCTCAATCGGATGAGCGTCGGCGGCGGCGACACCGCGGCCTCCGACCGCGCCGCAAAAAACAAGACCGAGCAAAGCTGA
- a CDS encoding O-acetylhomoserine aminocarboxypropyltransferase has translation MSDRLPGFSTLAVHAGAQPDPTTGARATPIYQTTSFVFNDADHAASLFGLQAFGNIYTRIGNPTNAVLEERVAALEGGTAALAVASGHAAQVVVLQQLMQPGDEFIAARKLYGGSINQFTHAFKSFGWNVVWADPDDISSFERAVTPRTKAIFIESIANPAGSITDIEAISTVARKAGVPLIVDNTLASPYLIRPIDHGADIVVHSLTKFLGGHGNSLGGIIVDAGTFDWSTGGKYPMLSEPRPEYHGIRLQETFGNFAFAIACRVLGLRDLGPALSPFNAFMILTGIETLPLRMQKQCDNAKAVAEFLAGHPAVASVSYAGLASDKYNQLARKYAPKGAGAVFTFSLKGGYDAGVSLVSKLQLFSHLANVGDTRSLVIHPASTTHSQLDDAAKIKSGAGPDVVRLSIGIEDKEDLIADLEQALGA, from the coding sequence ATGAGCGATCGCCTTCCGGGATTTTCAACCCTCGCCGTGCATGCCGGTGCACAGCCCGACCCCACCACCGGCGCGCGCGCAACTCCGATTTATCAAACGACCTCGTTCGTGTTCAATGATGCCGACCACGCCGCCTCGCTGTTCGGCCTGCAGGCATTCGGCAACATCTATACCCGCATCGGCAACCCCACCAATGCGGTGCTGGAAGAGCGCGTCGCAGCCCTCGAAGGCGGCACGGCCGCGCTGGCGGTGGCCTCCGGCCACGCCGCGCAGGTGGTGGTGCTGCAGCAGTTGATGCAGCCCGGCGACGAATTCATCGCGGCGCGAAAGCTCTATGGCGGCTCGATCAACCAGTTCACGCACGCCTTCAAGAGCTTCGGCTGGAACGTGGTGTGGGCCGATCCCGACGACATCTCGAGCTTCGAGCGCGCGGTGACGCCGCGCACCAAAGCCATCTTCATCGAATCCATCGCCAATCCGGCCGGCAGCATCACCGACATCGAGGCGATCTCGACGGTGGCGCGCAAGGCGGGCGTGCCGCTGATCGTCGACAACACGCTGGCCTCGCCCTACCTCATTCGCCCGATCGACCACGGTGCCGACATCGTGGTGCACTCGCTGACGAAGTTCCTCGGCGGCCATGGCAATTCGCTCGGCGGCATCATCGTCGATGCCGGCACCTTCGACTGGTCGACCGGCGGCAAATATCCGATGCTGTCGGAGCCGCGGCCGGAATATCACGGCATCCGCCTGCAGGAGACCTTCGGCAATTTCGCCTTCGCGATCGCCTGCCGCGTGCTCGGCCTGCGCGACCTCGGCCCCGCGCTGTCGCCGTTCAATGCCTTCATGATCCTGACCGGCATCGAGACCTTGCCGCTGCGCATGCAGAAGCAGTGCGACAATGCAAAAGCGGTCGCCGAATTCCTCGCCGGCCATCCGGCGGTGGCATCGGTCAGCTATGCCGGCCTTGCGAGCGACAAGTACAACCAGCTCGCGCGCAAATACGCGCCGAAGGGCGCGGGCGCCGTGTTCACCTTCAGCCTGAAGGGCGGCTACGACGCCGGCGTCAGCCTGGTGTCGAAGCTGCAGCTGTTCTCGCACCTGGCCAATGTCGGCGATACCCGCTCGCTGGTGATCCATCCGGCCTCGACCACGCACAGCCAGCTCGACGATGCCGCCAAGATCAAGTCCGGCGCCGGCCCCGACGTGGTGCGGCTGTCGATCGGCATCGAGGACAAGGAAGACCTCATCGCGGATCTGGAGCAGGCGCTGGGAGCTTAG
- a CDS encoding COX15/CtaA family protein, whose protein sequence is MTTISAPSNPYRAVRWWLISVAALIALMVLVGGATRLTESGLSIVEWKPVTGSVPPLSEAQWTEAFEAYKKIPQYRELNAGMSLSEFKEIFWWEWSHRLLGRFIGVAYLLPFLFFLWRGGLSGELKRRLWLLFALGGLQGAVGWWMVASGLTERVEVSQYRLATHLVLALLIFAGIVWTVRRLKERPPIEAPARLRFTSALLLAVTFVQIYFGALVAGLRAGRAYNTWPQIDGAFIPSAERLWFETPWWRNMFDNLLTVQFEHRMTAYALFALAALHAIDAVRSRAGAAASGALWLFAAVSLQAVLGILTLLNQVPIDLALSHQAVAIVVLMLAVMQVERLASRQSAQVQSRAVPVGQPG, encoded by the coding sequence ATGACAACGATTTCCGCCCCGTCCAACCCGTATCGCGCCGTTCGCTGGTGGCTGATCTCGGTCGCCGCGCTGATTGCGCTGATGGTGCTGGTCGGCGGCGCGACGCGGCTGACGGAATCCGGCCTTTCGATCGTCGAATGGAAGCCGGTCACGGGCAGCGTGCCGCCGCTGTCGGAGGCGCAGTGGACCGAGGCGTTCGAAGCCTACAAGAAGATCCCGCAATATCGCGAGCTCAACGCGGGCATGAGCCTGTCCGAGTTCAAGGAGATCTTCTGGTGGGAGTGGAGCCACCGCTTGCTCGGCCGCTTCATCGGCGTCGCCTATCTGCTGCCGTTCCTGTTCTTCCTGTGGCGTGGCGGCCTCTCCGGTGAACTGAAGCGCAGGTTGTGGCTGCTGTTCGCGCTCGGCGGGCTCCAGGGCGCGGTCGGCTGGTGGATGGTGGCCTCGGGCCTGACCGAGCGGGTCGAGGTGTCGCAATATCGGCTGGCGACGCATCTCGTGCTCGCGCTGCTGATCTTTGCCGGGATCGTCTGGACGGTGCGGCGGCTCAAGGAGAGGCCGCCGATCGAGGCGCCAGCGCGGCTGCGGTTTACGAGCGCGCTGCTGCTCGCGGTGACCTTCGTGCAGATCTATTTCGGCGCGCTGGTCGCGGGCCTCCGCGCCGGGCGCGCCTATAACACGTGGCCACAGATCGACGGCGCGTTCATTCCCTCGGCCGAACGGTTGTGGTTCGAGACGCCGTGGTGGCGCAACATGTTCGATAATTTGCTGACGGTGCAGTTCGAGCACCGCATGACCGCCTATGCGCTGTTCGCGCTGGCCGCGCTGCACGCGATTGACGCGGTGCGTTCACGCGCGGGTGCTGCGGCAAGCGGCGCGCTCTGGCTGTTCGCGGCGGTGAGCCTGCAGGCGGTGCTCGGCATTCTCACGCTGCTCAACCAGGTGCCGATCGACCTCGCGCTGTCGCACCAGGCGGTCGCCATCGTCGTGCTGATGCTCGCAGTGATGCAGGTGGAGCGGCTCGCTTCGCGGCAATCTGCGCAGGTGCAGTCGCGCGCGGTTCCAGTTGGCCAACCCGGCTGA
- a CDS encoding DUF2842 domain-containing protein → MTIRTRKFLGAILLLVLCTVWALLGMAAAQMPWIAESGWRQAIYYVVVGMGWVLPAMPIVSWMQRPDRAKSNS, encoded by the coding sequence ATGACGATCCGCACCCGCAAGTTCCTCGGCGCCATCCTGCTCCTGGTGCTTTGCACCGTCTGGGCCCTGCTCGGCATGGCGGCAGCGCAGATGCCGTGGATTGCCGAGTCCGGCTGGCGGCAGGCGATCTATTACGTCGTGGTCGGCATGGGCTGGGTGCTGCCGGCGATGCCGATCGTGAGCTGGATGCAACGACCCGATCGCGCCAAGTCTAACTCATAG
- a CDS encoding polysaccharide deacetylase family protein: protein MASDDRWLERLRFELAWFTGQAALRSRGAGAILRFERVRPRQRGGFQPLRASAITPQFLDRAIRALKRWDYGFIGMDEVCRRAVTLPEQQRFVALTFDGAAKDLIDFAYPVLAHHAVPFAIYVPTAFPDGVGQAWWLGLEQVIARESRISLMMGEKEQRFVVTDSAEKQALFSHLESWLRSLSPADLSAAIADLCTRYRIDLAALSREASMNWEDLAKLAADPLVTIGSATVNYPVLANMKDAAALREMTMGKAVAESAFRREVGHFAFPFGDRASFRRSHVMMAEAAGFASAVSTISGIVDAEGRTNLRALPRISWDGRVRSLRMLRVLVSGAAFAPVKPTGSAMS, encoded by the coding sequence TTGAACGGGTGCGTCCGCGGCAGCGCGGCGGGTTTCAGCCGCTGCGCGCGAGCGCGATCACGCCGCAATTTCTCGACCGCGCCATTCGCGCGCTGAAGCGCTGGGATTATGGGTTTATCGGCATGGACGAGGTCTGCCGCCGCGCGGTGACGCTGCCGGAGCAGCAGCGTTTCGTGGCGCTCACTTTCGATGGTGCGGCCAAGGATCTGATCGACTTCGCCTATCCTGTGCTGGCGCATCACGCCGTGCCCTTCGCGATCTACGTGCCCACCGCGTTTCCCGACGGCGTCGGGCAGGCCTGGTGGCTCGGGCTCGAGCAGGTGATTGCGCGCGAGAGCCGCATCAGCCTGATGATGGGCGAGAAAGAGCAGCGCTTCGTCGTCACCGACAGTGCCGAGAAGCAAGCGCTGTTTTCGCATCTCGAGAGTTGGCTGCGCTCGCTGTCACCGGCGGATCTGTCGGCGGCGATCGCCGATCTCTGCACGCGCTACCGGATCGACCTCGCCGCGCTCTCGCGCGAGGCGTCGATGAATTGGGAGGATCTGGCGAAGCTCGCCGCCGATCCGCTCGTCACGATCGGCAGCGCGACCGTGAACTATCCCGTGCTCGCCAACATGAAGGACGCTGCGGCGCTGCGCGAGATGACGATGGGCAAGGCCGTCGCCGAATCCGCCTTCCGCCGCGAGGTCGGGCATTTCGCCTTTCCGTTCGGCGATCGTGCCTCCTTCCGGCGCAGCCACGTCATGATGGCGGAGGCGGCCGGTTTTGCCAGCGCGGTGTCGACGATATCGGGTATCGTCGATGCGGAGGGGCGGACCAATCTGCGCGCGCTGCCGCGGATTTCCTGGGACGGCCGTGTGCGCTCGCTGCGCATGCTGCGTGTGCTGGTGTCAGGTGCTGCCTTTGCGCCGGTGAAGCCGACGGGCAGCGCTATGAGTTAG